CGCTTTAACAGTAGAAACAATCACCATGTCATCTGCTGCCCAATAATAGGCATTGGTTCTTACCGTTTTACCATTTGCTGCTTTGCCTGTTTCGTACCAAGGCCTCACTCTTGGGTCATAATTCGCTGTGACTTCACCCTCTGGCCATTGAATATAACCGCCTTGCTCATTACCCATGTAGATATAAGCAAGTCCCGGATGGGTGGCGCCAAAGTGATCAAATAAATTAAAGGCGGTTTTTTCGTTGCTGCTACCACTTAAATGATCAAGCATCGCTGCACTAGTTGACTGCATATGAGTTTTAACGCCTTGCTTGGCGTCTAATATAGCGGCATGGGATGCAAGGTAATCGACGTTTTTCTCAATTTCAGCAAAAAACATACTGATACCGTTATCAACTTGTCTCGCTTCTCTTTCACTAAGTTCGGCAAAATTATCGAGGGCTTGCTGTCTTGTTTGTGTAATCACAAGCACTGCAATGATGATGAGCGGCAGAGCAATGGCTGACGCAAAGGCGAGTTTTAATTTTTTTGAAATGTTCATAGCCAACTTCCAACTAAGCACTTAAGAAAATATAGTGAGGCCTTGGAGGTTCGGCAAATAATTAAGTGTTTATTTTTACGGAGCAAAGTAGATTAGGATAAATAAGAACAATGAGTTTTTCATACCTTCTTAGATTGCCTTAACTCGAAACTTACCTTCTATAAATATGACATTTAGTTGACAGACACATGGAATGTACTAACTTTAGCTTTAGTAGTTAACATGCTTTTAACAAAGCAGTGCTTGATACTTTCCAACCAATTGGCAGCATTTGCGGGATGCAAATTAGCTGCCTATTCCTACTTCATGTTTAAGCATATAGCTAAGTAAAGCTTGGGCGTCTGGGTGTTTATCTGATTTTAACCCTGTTACAACACCTTGTTGATCCGCTGCCGATTTATGCTGGCCTAACTTCTCTTTTGCCTGAATTGAATCAAGTTCGATTTTAATACCAACAATGCCACGGAGTAACTTGGCTTGATAATCAACTGGCAACAAACTGCTGTCGTTTAAAATACTAGGCTCGTATTGGCTAATTAACTCATCTAGGCAAGCTAAGGTGTTGTCATCATCGAGGTATTCTACTGTGCCCTTGGCATGCACCGCAGCGTAGTTCCAAGTCGATACAGCTGGCTTCTCGCTATACCAATTGGGAGATATATAACTATGAGGGCCATTAAAAACCACTAAAACACAGGTATCTTGCAAGCTTTTGCCATGACGATTTGCCCGTGACACATGACCATATAAGGTACCAAACTCACCCTCATCGGGTTTATAAACTAAAGGTAAATGAGTTGCCTCAAACTCACTATCAACCATCAGAGCAAAGCTGTAGGTTTTGATAAACTGCGACACTCGCTCTGGTGTCATTTTCCATTTATTGGGGGTATGCATTACTTTCCTTTAGTGCTAAAAAAGGCCAGCAAACTGCTAGCCTTAGTATTGAGATGTGTGATTAATGTTGGCCATCAACAATAATGCGTAACATGCGACGAAGTGGCTCAGCAGCCCCCCATAACAGTTGGTCACCAACCGTAAACGCACTGATATACTCTGGGCCCATCGCTAATTTACGAATACGACCTACCGGAATAGACAGTGTGCCAGTCACTTTTACAGGTGTTAAATCTGTAGCTGAAATGTCACGATCATTCGGGATCACTTTGACCCACTCATTGTGAGAAGCAAGAATTTCTTCAATTTGCTCAACGCTAATGTCTTTGCGCAGCTTAATTGTCATCGCTTGTGAGTGACAACGCATTGCGCCAATGCGAACACATAAGCCATCAACGGGTACAGGCTGTTCGCTGCTTCCTAAAATTTTGTTTGCTTCAACTTGCGCTTTCCACTCTTCTTTACTTTGACCGCTTGGCATTGGTACATCAATCCAAGGAATAATGCTACCAGCTAAAGGCACACCAAACTGGTCTTGTGGTAAATCGCTTGAGGCAATTTTTTCGGTGACTAACTTATCAATCTCAAGAATCGCAGCATTTGGATCTGCAAGCTTGTCTGCCACTGTTTCGTGAATTGCACCCATTTGCGCAATTAACTCTTTCATGTTGCGTGCGCCTGCACCAGAAGCCGCTTGATATGTCATTGGGCTTACCCATTCAATCAAGTCTTGTTCAAATAAACCGCCTAGGGCTAATAGCATAAGTGATACAGTACAGTTACCGCCCACATAGGTTTTAACACCTTGCTCTAAGCCTGCACTGATAACGTCTTTGTTTACTGGGTCTAGCACAATAATACTGTCGTCACTCATACGCAGTGCCGATGCCGCATCAATCCAGTAACCTTGCCAACCTGATTCGCGTAATTGCGGGTAAACGGCTTTGGTATAGTCACCGCCTTGGCAAGTAACAATAATATCCATCTTCGCAAGCTCAGCGATATCATTGGCATCTAAAAGCGGTTTAGCAGGACCCGCAAGATCAGGACCTAATTGACCGGTTTGTGAGGTGGTGAAAAAAGTCGTGTCGATATTAGAAAAATCATTTTCTTGCTGCATACGTTCTAATAACACAGAGCCAACCATGCCCCGCCAACCGACTAATCCTACTTTTTTCATTGTTTGTTCCACTGTTTGATTCATTCAAATTACCTAAACTGTTAAAAATTAAAGTCCATTGCGTGAGAATTTAATTTTTACAGGAGTAATCTAGCATTGCGGCCTTAGCAAAACCAGCGCAAACCGAGTAACATCAAAATTTTTCATCTTAGCATCGGACAAGCTTCTGGCAGCACTAAGTTAAGCGCGCCAGCATGCACTTCAAAACGCTGTTGTTTTGAGGTGATTGGCTCGCCATCTAAGTTTATTGGCATTTCTGTTTGTGTTTGCCATTCAAGCCAAGGCACTTGAAAGCGTTTTACCCACTGTTGAGATGAATTAGGGTAATTGCTGAGCTCTTCGATAACCGCTGGTACATCTGAAATTGCAAATGATGTAAACGCCACTAAATCAACCAAGCCATCATTTATGTACGCATGTGGCGCAAGTGGCTGGCCACCGCCCGCTTTGCGGCCATTACATACGGCAGCGGCAATAATATCGCCCGAAGTACGTTCACCATCAGGCAGCGTTAACTCGCCACTGTAAGGAACAAAACTTAGCGCTTGTACAAGACCAGCCAAGGTATACGCCCCACCACCGAGTAAGTTTTTCAGTGCAGGCGGTGTGGTTGCGGTAATTTTTGCCCCAAA
The nucleotide sequence above comes from Pseudoalteromonas shioyasakiensis. Encoded proteins:
- a CDS encoding FMN-binding negative transcriptional regulator; protein product: MHTPNKWKMTPERVSQFIKTYSFALMVDSEFEATHLPLVYKPDEGEFGTLYGHVSRANRHGKSLQDTCVLVVFNGPHSYISPNWYSEKPAVSTWNYAAVHAKGTVEYLDDDNTLACLDELISQYEPSILNDSSLLPVDYQAKLLRGIVGIKIELDSIQAKEKLGQHKSAADQQGVVTGLKSDKHPDAQALLSYMLKHEVGIGS
- the asd gene encoding aspartate-semialdehyde dehydrogenase, which produces MNQTVEQTMKKVGLVGWRGMVGSVLLERMQQENDFSNIDTTFFTTSQTGQLGPDLAGPAKPLLDANDIAELAKMDIIVTCQGGDYTKAVYPQLRESGWQGYWIDAASALRMSDDSIIVLDPVNKDVISAGLEQGVKTYVGGNCTVSLMLLALGGLFEQDLIEWVSPMTYQAASGAGARNMKELIAQMGAIHETVADKLADPNAAILEIDKLVTEKIASSDLPQDQFGVPLAGSIIPWIDVPMPSGQSKEEWKAQVEANKILGSSEQPVPVDGLCVRIGAMRCHSQAMTIKLRKDISVEQIEEILASHNEWVKVIPNDRDISATDLTPVKVTGTLSIPVGRIRKLAMGPEYISAFTVGDQLLWGAAEPLRRMLRIIVDGQH
- the yegS gene encoding lipid kinase YegS; the protein is MDLRLIINGKKAADEQLRDAIDKFRTSQQLAVRVTYEGGDIERFINEAVAEGVKRVVVAGGDGTVNEAVNALMKLEKSQRLELAILPMGTANDFATAANIPHGYLPALKLAANGQPHAIDTVEVDKRYFVNVASAGFGAKITATTPPALKNLLGGGAYTLAGLVQALSFVPYSGELTLPDGERTSGDIIAAAVCNGRKAGGGQPLAPHAYINDGLVDLVAFTSFAISDVPAVIEELSNYPNSSQQWVKRFQVPWLEWQTQTEMPINLDGEPITSKQQRFEVHAGALNLVLPEACPMLR